The following proteins come from a genomic window of Sorex araneus isolate mSorAra2 chromosome 1, mSorAra2.pri, whole genome shotgun sequence:
- the TMEM229A gene encoding transmembrane protein 229A, with translation MGLLAPGRVCPLLLLPPPPPPPPSSHPPPPRSSGAAAPGRATAPLRPRGASVGAGRRPLAGERSRERGGAPTRGLGRPGGPQRPPARGGPPDGAARTPPGGRSPPRGGAGLGRSAPHSGAAAAGDGGGGGGRDAARRARGVPASAEPMERREGAARRPAAPRDRRGAPAPGQPGEPLSTAEAPAAAAAALPAWMRLYFYGMHGITLDVLVSSLRRFARSPDLRMLGFSSPYRCLLHSLTHFALEKVYLQGRLCPSAFVFNFLLYPSAHVGLQTLASQALRLGVGGRPGGAGALDLALQYVLALYHGQVFLKRFLCLQYQGRQPQPQPQQPRRQRGSSPAVPPGVPASAAAAAAAAAGTRQQGPVSRLDAGVGPPSQGLPDALRFLFFGMHGFLDEIFFTFFFNVLGQGDGASSGHTSLWSFLMYGSCSFVVEKLYFHLHYSRGWGTWKRLPIYVIFIYTWEFSWGLGLRTCGACSWDYSHYPLNFMGLITLMYLPGWIFLSVYQDLLSNVLWRVQYVPTR, from the coding sequence atggGGCTCCTCGCCCCGGGCCGGGtctgtcccctcctcctcctccccccccctcctcctcctcctccctcttctcatcctcctcctccccgcagctcgggcgccgccgcccccggccggGCCACGGCGCCACTTAGGCCGCGCGGGGCGAGCGTAGGCGCCGGCCGGCGGCCCCTCGCCGGGGAGCGGAGCCGAGAGCGCGGCGGGGCCCCGACGAGGGGGCTCGGCCGGCCCGGCGGCCCGCAGCGCCCGCCCGCGCGGGGCGGCCCCCCGGACGGAGCTGCCCGCACGCCCCCTGGGGGCCGATCGCCTCCGAGAGGCGGCGCGGGGCTCGGCCGCTCAGCCCCGCACTCGGGCGCAGCGGCAgccggcgacggcggcggcggcggcggcagagaCGCGGCTCGGCGCGCCCGGGGGGTCCCCGCGTCGGCGGAGCCCATGGAGAGGCGCGAAGGGGCGGCGCGGCGTCCCGCGGCCCCCCGCGATCGCAGAGGGGCGCCGGCCCCCGGCCAGCCCGGCGAGCCGCTGTCCACTGCTGAAGctcccgccgcggccgccgccgcgctGCCCGCCTGGATGCGCCTCTACTTCTACGGCATGCACGGCATCACCCTGGACGTGCTGGTGTCCTCGCTGCGGCGCTTCGCCCGCAGCCCCGACCTCCGGATGCTGGGCTTCTCCTCGCCCTACCGCTGCCTCCTGCACTCGCTCACCCACTTCGCGCTGGAGAAAGTCTACCTGCAGGGACGCCTCTGCCCCAGCGCCTTCGTCTTCAATTTCCTCCTGTACCCCTCGGCTCACGTGGGGCTGCAGACCCTGGCGAGCCAGGCGCTGCGGCTCGGCGTGGGGGGCcggcccgggggcgcgggggcgctcGACCTGGCGCTGCAATACGTGCTGGCGCTCTACCACGGCCAAGTGTTCCTGAAGCGCTTCCTGTGCTTGCAGTACCAGGGGCggcagccgcagccgcagccgcagcagCCGAGGAGGCAGCGAGGTTCGTCCCCGGCGGTTCCTCCCGGTGTCCCggcctcggcggcggcggcggcggcggcggcggcggggacccGGCAACAAGGACCTGTCAGCCGCCTAGACGCGGGGGTGGGACCCCCCAGCCAGGGGTTGCCCGATGCGCTGCGCTTTCTCTTCTTCGGCATGCACGGCTTTCTGGATGAGATCTTCTTCACCTTCTTCTTTAACGTGCTCGGGCAGGGGGATGGGGCGTCCAGTGGGCACACCTCGCTCTGGTCCTTCCTAATGTACGGCAGCTGCAGTTTCGTGGTCGAGAAGCTCTACTTCCACCTCCACTACAGTCGAGGCTGGGGGACCTGGAAGCGGCTGCCCATCTACGTGATCTTCATCTACACGTGGGAGTTTTCCTGGGGTCTGGGACTCCGAACTTGCGGTGCTTGCTCCTGGGACTACTCGCACTACCCGCTCAACTTCATGGGTCTCATCACGCTGATGTATCTACCTGGCTGGATATTCCTGAGTGTCTACCAGGATCTACTTTCCAACGTGCTGTGGAGGGTTCAGTACGTGCCAACCCGCTAA